In Scomber japonicus isolate fScoJap1 chromosome 21, fScoJap1.pri, whole genome shotgun sequence, one DNA window encodes the following:
- the cbln2b gene encoding cerebellin-2b, which translates to MVPARFPGPCAILALALLLGCGVAFCLGQNDTEPIVLEGKCLVVCDSNPSSDGAVTSSLGISVRSAGAKVAFSAVRGTNHEPSEMSNTSMTIYFDQVLVNIGNHFDLKASVFQAPRRGIYSFSFHVVKVYNRQTIQVNLMQNDYPVISAFAGDQDVTREAASNGVLLMVEREDRVYLKLERGTLMGGWKYSTFSGFLVFPL; encoded by the exons ATGGTGCCAGCGCGCTTCCCGGGACCCTGTGCCATCCTGGCACTGGCCCTCCTCTTGGGATGCGGCGTGGCTTTCTGCCTCGGCCAGAACGACACGGAGCCCATCGTGCTTGAGGGGAAGTGTCTTGTGGTGTGCGACTCGAACCCTTCTTCGGACGGAGCGGTCACCTCCTCACTTGGCATATCAGTCCGCTCTGCTGGGGCAAAGGTGGCGTTTTCCGCCGTGCGTGGAACCAACCATGAGCCGTCAGAGATGAGCAACACTTCCATGACCATCTATTTTGACCAG GTTTTAGTGAACATCGGCAACCATTTCGATCTCAAAGCAAGTGTTTTCCAGGCTCCAAGAAGGGGGATATATAGTTTCAGCTTTCACGTGGTGAAGGTCTACAACAGACAAACCATCCAG GTGAACCTGATGCAAAATGATTACCCTGTTATATCAGCATTCGCTGGTGACCAGGACGTTACGAGAGAGGCGGCCAGTAACGGAGTACTGCTCATGGTTGAACGGGAGGACCGCGTCTATCTGAAGCTGGAACGGGGCACCTTAATGGGCGGATGGAAATACTCCACCTTCTCAGGCTTTCTAGTCTTTCCTCTATAA
- the fbxo15 gene encoding F-box only protein 15, protein MAARKAITPTVRPVRTSKRADKSSPAFMERMPSEILIKILSYLDASALFSISHINKLFYQLANDNSLWKKIHIAEFKKKKKSKHECMDKVLPKMATVEVRDQAVGYWKWLHFKTVAAYDMNKWKRHLGLISRHTGLPSQTERVLRNLHVTWELTVSDKSGHEATFELRRSQFFETSVTLCWSGGCLPDYQQISTLQLHGVRRIALNCPGLKKPGWRSLMARLDMETLTKNAQGFGQDRLVELKLLQPGIIVGVWKDQRCIAFLMFTLHFHRLVEKSIQGSSDRPYVESMVNPPFDDIDPEYGLHGYQLHIVLHDTAFEIMSESFSQLFCRRTQICDGLIQLTAISRTSLSQHIPLSGSIILPWKCEALQGAVENCCIMSLTLLDESKKPFWCVSSPVSMKPVKMPTSYDYDGEHFLIHYQDSDGQVKMNLVWMKEQMQFLLISLVVYVTTCKVNKHFSRDY, encoded by the exons ATGGCAGCGCGAAAAGCAATTACTCCCACAGTGCGGCCGGTGAGGACGTCCAAAAGAGCTGACAAATCATCTCCTGCATTTATGGAAAG AATGCCATCTGAGATCCTGATCAAGATCCTGTCATACCTGGACGCCTCCGCTCTTTTCAGCATCAGTCACATCAATAAACTCTTCTATCAGCTTGCCAATGATAA TTCCCTGTGGAAGAAGATCCACATAGCAGAgtttaagaagaagaaaaagtcaaaacatGAGTGCATGGACAAGGTGCTGCCAAAGATGGCCACAGTTGAGGTTCGTGATCAGGCTGTGGGCTACTGGAAGTGGCTGCACTTCAAGACTGTCGCTGCATATGACATGAACAAGTGGAAAAGACATCTTGGACTCATCAGCCGTCACACTGGGCTGCCCAGCCAAACAGAGCGGGTCCTCAG AAACTTGCATGTCACTTGGGAGCTAACAGTCTCTGATAAGTCAGGGCATGAGGCCACTTTTGAGCTGCGCCGGTCCCAGTTCTTTGAGACTTCTGTGACTCTGTGCTGGAGTGGAGGCTGTTTGCCCGACTACCAGCAGATTTCTACCCTGCAACTCCACGGTGTCAGGAGGATAGCTCTCAACTGCCCCGGCCTAAAGAA ACCTGGCTGGAGGTCCCTCATGGCAAGGTTAGACATGGAGACTCTAACTAAAAACGCACAGGGTTTTGGCCAGGACAGACTGGTTGAACTGAAGCTGCTACAGCCTGGCATCATTGTTGGTGTTTGGAAG GACCAGCGCTGCATTGCCTTTCTCATGTTCACCCTTCACTTCCACAGGCTGGTGGAAAAAAGTATCCAGGGATCCTCTGATCG ccCCTATGTGGAGTCAATGGTCAACCCCCCTTTTGATGACATAGACCCTGAATacggtctccatggttaccaaCTACACATTGTTCTCCACGACACTGCATTCGAGATTATGTCTGAAAGCTTCTCCCAGCTCTTCTGCCGGAGAA CTCAGATCTGTGACGGACTAATCCAACTGACGGCCATCAGCAGGACCAGCTTGTCGCAGCATATACCTCTGTCAGGCAGCATCATCCTGCCCTGGAAGTGTGAAGCCCTGCAGGGTGCAGTGGAG AATTGCTGCATCATGAGTCTGACTCTGCTGGATGAATCCAAGAAACCCTTTTGGTGTGTCAGCTCTCCTGTTTCCATGAAGCCGGTAAAGATGCCCACTTCTTATGACTACGATGGTGAGCACTTCCTAATCCACTATCAGGACTCTGATGGTCAGGTGAAGATGAATCTTGTCTGGATGAAGGAGCAGATGCAATTTTTACTTATTAGTTTAGTTGTTTATGTCACTACTTGCAAAGTCAACAAGCATTTCAGTAGAGATTACTGA